One stretch of Equus przewalskii isolate Varuska chromosome 9, EquPr2, whole genome shotgun sequence DNA includes these proteins:
- the ZNF606 gene encoding zinc finger protein 606 isoform X5, whose amino-acid sequence MACVKSHLLGSLSEPRSPGCLLELVQALTAEWMRILESKVLIPTQSIFEEQSHSMKLERYIWDDPWFSRLEVLGCRDQLEMYHMNQSTAMRQMVFMQKQVLSQRGSEFCQLGAECNQSFVPSQRVSQIEHFYKPDTNAESWRCNSAIMYADKITCENNDYDKAFYQSVQPIHPARVQTGDNLFKCTDAVQSFNHILHFGDHKGSHTGEKLYEYKECHQIFNQSPPFNEHPRLHIGENQYDYKEFENIFYFSSFMEHQKVGTIEKAYKYNEWEKVFGYDSFLTQHTSTYTAEKPYEYNECGTSFIWSSYLIQHKKTHTGEKPYECDKCGKVFRNRSALTKHERTHTGIKPYECNKCGKAFSWNSHLIVHKRIHTGEKPYVCNECGKSFNWNSHLIGHQRTHTGEKPFECTECGKSFSWSSHLIAHMRMHTGEKPFKCDECEKAFRDYSALSKHERTHSGAKPYKCTECGKSFSWSSHLIAHQRTHTGEKPYNCQECGKAFRERSALTKHEIIHSGIKPYECNKCGKSCSQMAHLVRHQRTHTGEKPYECNKCGKSFSQSCHLVAHRRIHTGEKPYKCNQCERSFNCSSHLIAHRRTHTGEKPYRCNECGKAFNESSSLIVHLRNHTGEKPYKCNHCEKAFCKNSSLIIHQRMHSGEKRFICSDCGKAFSGHSALLQHQRNHSEEKLCELN is encoded by the coding sequence aATGGATGAGAATTCTTGAAAGCAAAGTGTTGATCCCAACACAGAGCATTTTTGAAGAACAATCCCATAGCATGAAGTTGGAAAGGTACATATGGGATGATCCTTGGTTCTCTAGGTTAGAAGTGTTGGGATGTAGAGACCAATTAGAAATGTACCACATGAACCAGAGTACAGCCATGAGGCAAATGGTCTTCATGCAAAAGCAAGTATTGTCTCAGAGAGGCTCTGAGTTCTGTCAACTTGGGGCAGAGTGTAACCAGAGCTTTGTCCCATCTCAGAGAGTTTCTCAAATAGAACACTTCTATAAGCCTGATACAAATGCTGAAAGCTGGAGATGTAACTCAGCCATAATGTATGCAGATAAGATTACCTGTGAAAATAATGATTATGACAAAGCCTTCTACCAGTCAGTGCAACCTATCCACCCTGCAAGGGTGCAAACTGGGGATAATCTTTTCAAATGTACTGATGCTGTTCAGTCTTTCAATCATATACTACATTTTGGTGATCATAAGGGAAGTCATACAGGAgaaaaactctatgaatataAGGAATGCCATCAAATCTTTAACCAAAGCCCACCATTTAATGAACATCCAAGACTTCATATTGGAGAAAACCAGTATGATTACAAAGAATTTGAGAATATCTTTTACTTCTCGTCCTTTATGGAACATCAAAAAGTTGGTACTATAGAGAAAGCTTATAAATACAATGAATGGGAGAAAGTCTTTGGGTATGACTCATTCCTTACTCAACATACAAGCACTTACACTgcagagaaaccctatgaatataATGAATGTGGGACATCTTTCATCTGGAGCTCTTACCTTATCCAACATAAGAAAACTCATAccggagagaaaccctatgaatgtgaTAAATGTGGGAAAGTTTTTAGGAATCGTTCAGCCCTTACTAAACATGAACGGACTCACACTGGAATAAAACCCTACGAATGTAAtaaatgtgggaaagccttcagctgGAATTCTCATCTTATTGTACATAAGAgaattcatacaggagagaaaccttatgtatgtaatgaatgtgggaaatctttcaaCTGGAACTCTCATCTCATTGgacatcagagaactcacactggagagaaaccttttGAATGTACTGAATGTGGAAAATCTTTCAGCTGGAGCTCCCATCTTATTGCCCATATGAGAATGcatactggagagaagccctttaAATGTGATGAATGTGAAAAGGCTTTTAGGGATTACTCAGCCCTGAGtaaacatgaaagaactcactCTGGAGCAAAACCATATAAATGTACTGAATGTGGAAAATCTTTCAGCTGGAGTTCCCATCTTATTGCtcatcagagaactcacacaggagagaaaccctataactGTCAGGAATGTGGCAAAGCATTCAGAGAACGCTCAGCTCTCACTAAACACGAAATAATTCATTCTGGAATTAAGCCTTATGAATGtaataaatgtggaaaatctTGCAGTCAGATGGCTCACCTTGTTAGACATCAAAGGACTCATACTGGAGAAAAGCCCTATGAATGCAATAAATGTGGAAAATCCTTCAGCCAGAGCTGTCACCTTGTTGCTCATCGGAGAATtcacactggtgagaaaccctataaatgtaatCAATGTGAAAGATCCTTTAACTGTAGCTCTCACCTTATTGCACACCGGAGAACTCATACGGGAGAGAAACCATATagatgtaatgaatgtgggaaagcattTAATGAGAGTTCTTCCCTTATTGTACATCTGAGAAatcatactggagaaaaaccctacAAATGTAATCATTGTGAGAAAGCTTTCTGTAAGAATTCTTCTCTTATTATTCATCAGAGAATGCATAGTGGAGAGAAACGCTTTATATGCAGCGACTGCGGAAAAGCCTTTAGTGGTCACTCAGCCCTACTTCAACACCAGAGAAATCACAGTGAAGAGAAACTCTGTGAATTGAATTGA